TATGTCTCTTGTATTGTCGATTGCCCTTATGAAGGCGCAATTGCTCCTGAACAAGTCGTAAAAGTTGTTAAACGACTCTATGACATGGGCTGCTATGAAGTGTCTTTAGGTGAAACCATTGGCACAGCAACGCCAGATCGCGTTCAAAAGGTTTGGCAAGCCTGCCTCGCTGAACTCGACAGCAAGGTTTTGGCAGGACATTTCCACAACACCTATGGTATGGCGATTGCCAATATTTATCAGTCTTTACAGCAAGGCATTCGTGTTTTTGATTCGTCCCTTGCAGGACTTGGCGGTTGCCCTTATGCCAAAGGTGCTTCTGGCAATGTATCGACCGAAGATCTGTTTTATTTGCTGTCGCACATGGGGTTTGAAACGGGCATTGATTTAGAGAAACTAATGCAAGCCAGCCAAAATATTAGCAATGTATTAAATCGAAAAAGCTTGTCGAATTATGCAAATGCTTATTGGCAAACCAAGTGTGCGTAGTCATAAATTAAAATAGCTCAGCATCTGGTATAAGGCTTAATATTAGGCAAAGTACCAGATCATCCTATCTCATCTTTATCTCATTTCATTCAGGAATTGGGACTGAACCTCTCATGCAATTTTTTTAAAATTTATCATTTATCTCTGTATTAAATGCCCCTCTCAACAGAAGCATTCTCTACCCTATTTTTATTCTAAATCCGTATTATTCTTCATCCTTTTCTAGCTTAGTCCTTAAAAAAATTATCTCATTATTTATAAAAATAAGATGCATCCATTTCGATTCTTGGCGAAATATATTCTTCCACCCAGTCTAACCATGCACGTGTTTTAGCATCAATAAAATGGCGTGAAGGCAATAAGGTATAAACCCCTATATCGGGCGAACGCCACTCTGGCAAGATATGACATAATCTTCCATTCTGAACTGCATCTAAAGCCGAAAACATCGGTAATAACGCCACGCCCATATCTTGTTGCACCACATCTAATAATAACTCAGGGTTATCTGCAATGAGTTGCCCGCCAGTATCAATTTGGTAAGACTCACCTTTTGCATTTAATAAGTGCCAATCTGGTGTAATAGATGGGTTTACTAAGCGTAAACAGGCATGGTTTTTTAAGTCTTCTGGGGACTTCGGCACACCATGTTTTTCTAAATATGCAGGTGATGCACATAAAACAGAAAAAATGGTCCCAATTCTGCGTGCAACAAACCGAGAATCTGTTAATGATTCAGTCAGATAAAGACTGACATCCACCCCTTTTGCCAATAGGTCTGGAACGTACTGTGAAGTCGTATATTCCACGGTTAGTTCAGGGTAATGCTTACAAAACTCGGCCATTACTGGAAAAACATAATGATGCCCAAAGCTTCCCATACTTAATACGCGTAAACGCCCTTTGGGTTTAGATGCCGTTCCTGTTACTTCTGATTCTGCTTCATCCACCATTGAAATGACTTGGCGACAGCTCTCTGCATAAGTCGCACCAATATCGGTCAGTGCCTGCTGGCGCGTTGAGCGTTGTATGAGTTTTGTACCTAAGCGTGTTTCTAGCTCGCTGATAAGACGTGAAACCTGTGCTGTGGTCAGATCCATCTGCTCAGCTGCTGCTGTGAAACTCCCGCTATCAATCACTTTCAGGAATGCATGCATTGCATGCAATAGTCCACCATCGAGATTTTTGCGCATAACGTAAATATGTTTTCCTAAATTACGGATTGTTGCACCAGTTTAGTTCAACCACAATGACTAAATGTACATACATTGGCACTAATTCTTTTTAAGAAGAGGAACCGATCTTTTTTTATTTCGTATGTCACTTGCTCCAAATATTCAACTGGATGTTGAAAAAAGAAAGTAGTCCGAGCTACTAAAAATTCTAAGGAGATATAAATGAATATAGCTACAAAAGTCACTCCAAATATTATTGCAACAAAGGATGTGTCACTTGAAGATAAATATGTAAGTGATAACGGTACAGCATATATGACTGGCATTCAGGCACTTGTTCGGTTGCCTCTTGCCCAAACTCGCCGTGACGCGATCAATGGTTATCATACTGCTGGTTTTATTTCTGGTTATCGCGGTTCTCCTGTTGGTAACTATGATAGTTTCCTTTGGCAAGTTCAAGGATTACTTAAATCCCATAATGTTGTATTTCAACCTGGTGTAAACGAAGACTTAGCTGCTACCGCAATTTGGGGTACGCAACAAGTTAACCTTTCAGGCCAAGGCAAATATGATGGAGTGTCTTCATGGTGGTATGGTAA
This genomic stretch from Acinetobacter oleivorans DR1 harbors:
- a CDS encoding hydroxymethylglutaryl-CoA lyase, whose protein sequence is MSEFVKIVEVGPRDGLQNEKQALTVEQRLNFINDLINAGLKSIEVGSCVSAKWVPQMAQSDELFKLLPQTTDVQFSLLTPNIKGFETAQAVGCKEVAVFTAASESFTRKNINCSIDESFEKFSDVMSAAKTHNIRVRGYVSCIVDCPYEGAIAPEQVVKVVKRLYDMGCYEVSLGETIGTATPDRVQKVWQACLAELDSKVLAGHFHNTYGMAIANIYQSLQQGIRVFDSSLAGLGGCPYAKGASGNVSTEDLFYLLSHMGFETGIDLEKLMQASQNISNVLNRKSLSNYANAYWQTKCA
- a CDS encoding LysR family transcriptional regulator, translating into MRKNLDGGLLHAMHAFLKVIDSGSFTAAAEQMDLTTAQVSRLISELETRLGTKLIQRSTRQQALTDIGATYAESCRQVISMVDEAESEVTGTASKPKGRLRVLSMGSFGHHYVFPVMAEFCKHYPELTVEYTTSQYVPDLLAKGVDVSLYLTESLTDSRFVARRIGTIFSVLCASPAYLEKHGVPKSPEDLKNHACLRLVNPSITPDWHLLNAKGESYQIDTGGQLIADNPELLLDVVQQDMGVALLPMFSALDAVQNGRLCHILPEWRSPDIGVYTLLPSRHFIDAKTRAWLDWVEEYISPRIEMDASYFYK